One Pararge aegeria chromosome 1, ilParAegt1.1, whole genome shotgun sequence genomic region harbors:
- the LOC120624654 gene encoding death-associated protein 1 — translation MSSPDESSQLKAGHPPAVKAGGMRITQHKVPHTKDSKEPANEDLTGLGGPSAVPSNPVSIAGAPNRGNADFTPQAAQVAHSPKPAAHVNVKPNTNIQQPRK, via the exons ATGTCGTCCCCTGATGAAAGCTCCCAGCTTAAAGCGGGCCACCCACCTGCAG TAAAAGCTGGAGGAATGAGAATCACACAGCACAAGGTCCCTCATACAAAAGATAGCAAGGAACCCGCAAATGAGGACTTAACTGGACTTGGGGGACCCTCTGCAGTGCCGTCCAACCCAGTATCTATTGCAGGAGCACCTAATAGAGGTAACGCTGACTTTACTCCACAGGCTGCGCAGGTTGCTCATAGTCCTAAGCCTGCAGCTCATGTTAATGTTAAGCCCAACACCAACATCCAACAGCCAAGAAAGTAG